The genomic DNA GGCACTCGCATTGAGCGAGCTCGCCGTGCGCACGGGCCGCACCACACCGACGGTCATCACCTGATCGTCAGGCACTGTTTCCACACCCGGCGTGCGGAACTCAACACAGGGCGCTCAGCGCGCTGCGCACGGCCGACGGAATCGGTGTCTTCGTCCGCGTGGCCCGATCGACGTAGACATGGACGAAATGCCCGGCCGCAGCGGCGGTGGTGTCGTCATTGCGAAACAAGCCAATCTCGTAGCGGACACTGCTGGTGCCCAGATGCGCCACGCGTAGTCCCGCAGTGACCACATCCGGAAATGTGATCGGGGCGAAATACCGACACTGTGTTTCGATCACCAGGCCGATGGCGGGGCTGGCCGCGATGTCCAGCACACCCTGGGCGATCAGCCACCGGTTCACGACCGTGTCGAAGAAACTGTAGTACACCACGTTGTTCACATGCCCGTACACATCGTTGTCCATCCACCGGGTGTCGACGGTGGACAGGTGCCGATAACGGTCCCGGGTTTCCGTGCGCAATGCGAAGGTCATGTCGAAAGCCGGTCAGAAGGCCTGGCGGTACAGTGCCAGCGCGTCGTCGTACGTGACATCGCGCGGATTGTTCACCAGCAGACGTTGCACCTTCATCGCGTCCGCCGCGAGCGTCGGCAGGTCGGCCGCCGTCACCCCGACTTCCCGCAACGACCGCTCCAGGCCGAGCATCGCCACCTGCTCGGTCATCCCCTGCAGAAATGCCTCACCACTCGGTGACGCGCAAACCGGGCGGCCGTCGCGGTGCAGCGTCGCACTGAGTTCCGCGTACAACGCATCGGCCGCCGGCAGATTGAATGCCAGCACCGGCAATAGGACCAGCGCGTTGCTGAGCCCATGCGGCACATGGAAATGGCCGCCGAGGGGATAGGCCAGCGCATGCACCGCAGCCACTGGCGAGTTCGCGAAGGCCATCCCGGCCATCATCGACCCCTGCAGCATTGCGCGACGTGCCGGCAGGTCGCTGCCATCGCGCAGCACGCGCGGCACCTGCTCCGACAACAGGGTCAACGCACGACGAGCCAGCATATCCGACATCAGGTTTTTGCGATGACGCGATGTGTACGCCTCGATGGCATGCACCATGGCGTCGATGCCGGTCATGGCCGTGATGCGGGCCGGCAGGCCCAGCGTGAGCGTCGCGTCGAGCAGCGCCAGGTCGGGATACAGGACGTTCGACACCACACCCATCTTCTCGTTCGTGGGCGTCGTCACGATGGCGATTGGCGTGACTTCCGATCCCGTTCCGGCCGTCGTGGGCACCTGAATGAGTGGCCATCGAGGCCCCGTGGCGCGACCCACACCGTATGCGTCGGCCAACGATTGCGGCGTACGCGCCAGAAGCGCCACCAGCTTGGCCGTATCCAGCGAACTACCGCCACCGATGCCAATCACCCCGTCCACCGCGTCGACTCGGGCCTGCGCCACCGCCGCCAGCACCGTTGCTTCCGGTGGATCGGCTTCCACCCCATCGAAGATGCTGAGGCTGACACCCGACCCGTTGAAGCCGACCACCGCGTCGCCAAGGACACCACTGCTGAGCAGGCCGCGGTCGGTCACCAGCAGGGCTCGCCGCATGCCATGTTCGCGCGCGTACTGTGCCAGGCGAGTCCCAGCGCCATCGGCGCAGACAATGCGCGGGGTGGTCTCAAAGGTGAAGTCAGTCACAGCGCGTCGAGTACCCGGTCGGTGGTGGGAAGGACCTCTGCGTATCTTATCGTGGTGTACCAACTCCCTCCAACGTGGTCGACATGCCCTCCGCGCTGACCCTGCGCGCGGGTCCGCGCGCACTCGCCCTCATCCGCGAGCGCGGCCTTCGGCTGGACGACGTCGATATATTCCCCGGCGCGTCTGGGGGGGCCAAGTGGCTCGCGATCGCCGGCCTTGACCGCTACCTCTTTGGCACGTTTTTGCGCCAACCTTCGACTGACGCATCGGCATCGGCATCGGCACCGGCCCGCGTGCGTCCACTCCACTGCATTGGCTCGTCCATCGGCAGTTGGCGTATGGCGTGCCTGGCACAACGCGACCCGGTGGCCGCGCTCGCTCGCGGACATCACGCGTACATCTACACGCAGCGATACTCGCCCAAGCCCGGACCGCGGGAAGTCACCCAGGTCCTGACGCGATGTCTCGACGACATCCTTGGCGCGCATGGCGTGGACGAGATTCTGTCGCACCCGTTTGCCCGATTGCACATCATTACGGCACAGGGTCGAGGACTGGCGACCAGTCAGCGCCGTTTGGTGCTCGCCACATCCATTGCCCTGGCCGTCACTGCCAACCTGGTGCAACGGCGCTCGTTGTCACTGCAATTTCGTCGCACCGTGTTTCACGGCGAAGGCGATACGTCACCCTTTGCGCAGCTGCGCGACTTGCCCACCACGCATCGCGCACTGACCCGTGATAACCTGCGTGATGCGCTCATCGCCTCGGGGTCCATTCCCCTCCTGGTCGAAGGCGGGCGCATCGCCGGTCGCCCGGGCGAAGTGCACTGGGACGGCGGCGTTCTGGACTATCATCTCGATCTGGATTTTGGATCGGGCGACGGACTGGTGCTCTACCCGCACTTCTACCCGCACGTCGTGCCAGGGTGGTTCGACAAGTCGCTGCCGTGGCGCCGCGCACGCGCCAAGAACTTCGAGCGAGCGTTGCTCATCGCGCCAAGCCCGGAGTTTGTGGCGTCACTGCCCGGCGGCAAGATCCCCGATCGGCGGGACTTCCACGCCTTCCCGTCGGAAGAACGTGAACGGCGATGGCAGACCGTGCTGGATGCGTCGGCGCAATTGGGCGATGAGCTGCACGAACTGATCGCCACGGGGAGAGTCGCCGAACACATTCACCCCTGGTGAATCGCGGACTCGTTCACCTGATGGCCGCCGCTGCGGCTCTCCCGGCGGCCCGCCCCGAAAAAATGCAGCCGCCCAGGAACGTCCCCTCCAGCGAACGGTAGCCGTGCACACCCCCGCCGCCAAAACCAGCCACTTCGCCTGCCGCATAGACCCCGGTCAGCGGCGACCCGTCGGCACGCAGCACCCGCGCCTCAAGATCCGTCTCCAATCCGCCGAGGGTCTTGCGCGTCAACACGTGCAATCGCACCGCGATCAACGGCCCGGCGTCAGGATCGAGCAGTTTGTGCGGTGGTGCCACGCGAATCAGCTTGTCGCCCAAATACGCGCGCGCACCACGCAGCGCGGAAATCTGCAGGTCTTTCGTGAAGGCGTTGTCCATCTCGCGATCGCGCGCACGGACTTCTCGCTCGATCTGCGCCGCATCCAGCAACGGCGTGTCGGTGAGGGCATTCATTTTTGCCACCAGCGTGGGCACGTCGTTGGCCGTCACGAAGTCCGCTCCCTCATCAAGAAAGCGCTGCACCGGCGCGGGCACCTTGCCGTTCGCTCTGCCCAGCACACCGCGAATGCTTTTGCCCGTGAGATCGGGATTCTGCTCTGATCCCGACAGGGCAAACTCCTTCGCGATGATTTTTCTCGACAAGATGAACCAGCTGTGATCGTGGCCGGTGCTGCGCAGGTACGCCAACGTGCCCAGGGTGTCAAAGCCCGGGAACAGCGGGACTGGCAGTCGACGACCTACCGCATCAAACCAGAGCGACGACGGGCCGGGCAATACGCGAATGCCATGTCGACTCCAGACCGGCGCATAGTTGGTGATGCCTTCGACGTAGTGCCACATGCGGTCGCGATTGATCATGTGTCCGCCGGCGGACTCCGTGATGCCCTGCATCAATCCATCAACGTGATCCGGAACACCGGACAACATGCGCACCGGCGGCGCGCCCAGGCGCGACGGCCAGTTCTTGCGCACCAGATCGTGATTGCCGCCAATGCCGCCCGAGGTCACAATGACGGCTTGCGCGCGAAGCGCGAAGTGCCCGGCCACCGTACGCGAACTGGGCGCGCTGCGTTCGACCGCACTGGGTTCGAGGATCTCGCCCTCGACCCCGTCGATGACGCCCGCCTGTTGCGACAGGCCGGTCACGCGATGACGGAATCGCAACGAGACTCGCCCCGCGGCCACCGCCGCGCGCACCCGACGCACGAAGGGCGCAATGATGCCGGGCCCGGTCCCCCACGTGATGTGGAACCGCGGCACGGAATTGCCATGTCCGATGGCACCGTAGCCTCCACGCTCCGCCCAACCAACCACGGGAAAGAATCGCACGCCCTGCGCGTGCAACCACGCGCGCTTCTCACCGGCGGCAAAGTGCACATACGCTTCGGCCCACTTCCGCGGCCACGCATCCTCGTCGCGATCGAATCCGGCCGTGCCCAGCCAATCCTGCCACGCCAGATCAACGGAATCCCGAATTCCCAACCGCCGTTGCTCCGGGGAGTTCACGAAGAACAGTCCACCGAATGACCAGAACGCCTGTCCACCGAGGTTCTGTTCGGGCTCCTGATCAACCAGAATCACGCGCCGACCGGCGTCGGCCAGTTCGGCGGTGGCGACAAGACCGGCCAGGCCGGCTCCGATGACAATGACGTCTGCGTCCATGGCGTATAAGACTGGAGACGGGAGACGGGAGACGGAAGACGTTTCGGCCGTCTCCCGTCTCCCGTCTCCCGTCTTCGTCCCCCGTGACCAGCGACGCCCGGCAATCGTCGCCCACACTATGAAGACCGCTGAATCCGCGCTCGCTTTCTGTGTCGTGGGACTCGCTTGTTTCATCGGCGGGCAGATCGTGGGTACACGACAGGTCACGGCCATGACGTCAACGGGTGCGATCGTTGACGGCGCGGCCGAGCACGCGGCCGCGGAACGTGCCGGGAGCGCCGAAGACGCCGAGTTCTTCGGCACCGCCGCGCCGGAGATGCGTATCAGCGATGCGCCGCACGCGACCATGCCGGCATTGACGCCCATCGACCTGCGTCGCCGGCTCGACCAGGGCGCGGCGGGCACCTACATCAGCGACCTCATCGCGTCACGCGATTCCGCCATCGTACGCTGGCCCGATCGTCTCACCCGGCCGTTGCGTGTATGGATCGCGGAAGACCAGGTGCTGACCGGCTGGAACGGCGACTTCCTGCCGGCCATCCGTGACGCCTTTGACACATGGGTGCAGACGGGCATTCCGGTGCACTTCACGTTCATCACCGACTCCGCCAGTGCCGACGTCCACGTGCGCTTCACCGAGCGCTTCGCCAATGGCATCAGCGGCAAGACCGTGTGGAGTCGAGATCACGCGTGGTGGCTGGTGTCCAGTGACATTCAGCTCGCACTGGCACACCCCGGTGGCGGGTCGGTGTCGCCACCGCAAATGCGCGCCATCGCGCTGCATGAAATCGGACACCTGTTGGGACTCGATCACGCCGTCGCGCCGGATCACATCATGTCGGCGCGCATCCGCGTGCGCGAACTGACGGACGCGGATCGCGCGACGGTGCGGTTGCTCTACAGCGTTCCCGCCGGCGGACTGCGCTAACCCGCGCTACCAGCGGACCGTGACGATGCGCACCGGCGTGTCGCGACCGGACACCGTAAGCTTGACGTCGCGGACGCCGGACCCACTGATCGCGCGCTTGATGGTGGGCAACTCACGCACCGGCGTTCCATTCACGGCGCGAATCATCTCGCCGGCGCGCAATCCCGCCTCGGCCGCCGGTGAACCCGGTTGCACGTGCATGATCAGCACACCGGGCTCGACACCGAAGGTCTGCGCGAACTCGTCATCCACCGCGAACACCTGCGCGCCCAGCAACACCATGGTGGTGGCGTTCGCACCGAACGCGAACGATCCCACGGTACCGTTTGCGAGCGTGGGCAGCGGTGCTCCGCGCACCACTCCGCCGGGTCCCACCCTGGCCGGAACCGGCGTCAGCATACTACCCGGCGCCGGCATGAATCGCACGTTGAATTCCGCCGACTCGGCGGGACGTTCACCCACGGTGACCGGCAGTTCACGAGACTTGCCGTCGCGGCGAATTCGCACGCGAATCACTTTCCCCGGCACGAGCAACTGCGGGTAGTTGACGGTCAGCGCCACCAGATCGCGTCCATTGTACGCGACCACCGTGTCGCCGGCCCGCAAATCCGCGGCGCGCGCCGGCGAACCCACGTCAACGGCTTCGATCATCGGATAGTCGCAGTGCGCCGTGAAGCTGCCGCTGTCTGTCACCATGCGAATCTGCGAACCCGACAGGTTCACGCCCAGATAGCCTGAGGGGGACGCCTTGATCGCTGCGCCTTCGCGCATCGCCGAGAACGCCGCCACCTGCGGTTCGAACGCGCGCAGCGTCACGTCGACATTCGGACGGATCGCCTTGATCGCGGTCTCCATCGATTCCCCCAGCACTCCGGCTGGTAACACCCGGCCGTTCACCACGATCGTGCTGTCGCCGCGACGCACCGTGATGGTGCTGCCCGCCGTCCCATCACCCGTGCGCACGCGCACGAACACCTGCATGAGCGAGTCGACTCCGCGCTGCACTTCCGACATGCGCCGCGCGTCCATCGCCTCCATGGCCGATCCCCGCTGTGCAAACATCGTCGCCACCCCGTCCAGCTCACGCTTGAACGCCAACAGCGTCTGCCCCTCGGGCGTGCGCGCCAGTTCGGACGGCACACTGGTCAGTGATGCGCACGCGCCGTTGAGTGACGACCGACCGGTGGTGGTGCGAATGACCGACCGCGAACCCTGCGCGTGGCCGACGGCCAGCGGAATCACCCAAAGACTCACCGCGAATATCGTGTGAGCACGCATCAGTAACGCTCCAGCGACTTGTCCACAGGCAGTGCGCCACCGAGCGCCTGAAGCGTCGCTTCACGGGCCGTATAGGCCGCGAGGAAATAGTGATTGAGCACCGGATCCTGCGGCGCTTCGCGCAAGGCGGCGCGGGACGCCGTCATCATCTGGTCGAGCGCCGCCAACCGGGCGCGGTAGACATCGCTCGAATGCACGGTCGTGTCGTTGGCGGCCAACCACAGGGAGGCGCGCTCGTAATCGCGTTGCGCGCGATACAGCACATCCGACGCTTGCGGCACCGAGGAGAAACCACCGGTTCCATCCGCCGAGGTGGGGACCGCGCCGATTGACGACGCGGTCGGCAGGAGGCCTGCGCCGGTGGACAGCCGACCCAACAGGGCGCCACCAGCGGTGAATACCAGTGCCGCGGCCACACGCAGCCACGGCGGCGTGACCGCGCGCAGCGGCGGAGGTGCCGTCTGAAGCGTGAGGGACGCGGACGCCACCGCCGCCGAAGGCATGGGTGCCGGCGAGGCCAGCAGCCCCTCGGCACGCAGCCCGGAGGCCAGACGTTCCCACTCGGTCAGTCGCGGCCCGTCCGACGAGGTCGCCATGCCGGCGGCCATCACCTGCAGCGCCACATACGCCTGTCGCTCAGCGCGACACACCGTGCAACCGGCCAGGTGCGCCAGCTCGTCAGTGGTGAGGGCGTCATGATCGAACGCCGCGCAGCGTTCGAGATCGAGATGTTGGTTAGCCTTCTGCATATTCACCAAGTCCGTCCATGTAGCGATGTTCCATCCCGCGTGGCGTTCGGCCCACAGTCGACATTTCCAACAGGGGTGCGAGCAGGCGACGCAGCTTGGCGCGCGCCTTGAAAAGTTGTGACTTCGATCCACCCGAGGTGATGCCCAACTCCGTGGCGATCTCCTCGTGCGTGTACCCCTCGACATCGTGCAGCAGGAACACCGTGCGCGCACCCGGCGACAACTGCCGCGCGGCATCCTCGATGGTCTGCGCCAGCATGGTGCGCTCGGTATCCTGCTCCACTGCGGCCGAGTCCTCCTCGATTCCCGTTTCCATCAACGCCTGGCGTCGCGAGCGTCGCAGCGCATTCAGCGTGCGGTTGATCGCCACGCGGTGGACCCACGTGCTGAACTTTGCATCCCCCCGCCACGATGGGAGGGCGCGAAAGATCTGGATCCATACCTCCTGCGCCACATCCTGCGCGAGGTCGGGATCTCCGGCGAGTCGTCGGACAACAGCGTCGACATGCGGGGCGTGCTGGTTCCACAGCAGCCGCATGGCGCGCTCATCGCCTTCGATCGCCCGGCGGACAATGGCAGCGTCGGTTTCCATGGGTTCCATCGAATCTGTCACCGGAACCTCTCCAGAGGTTGCCTTCGGTCACGCCAATCGTGGTTTCTTCAGGGGAGTGGGTTGGAAACACGTGCAACTCTTTGACTCCCTTCGGGTTCCATCTCTTGACGGACGAGGTCGTTCGTCTTAGATGCATTGGTTGGTCCTCCGCCCCACTTCTCGCAGCCCTCCTGGCCGTGCTTCTGCTCGCTGCTCTGATGGTCGCGTTCAGCGACCCCGCGCCCGGTGGACTCCCAGAACGGGAGCCCTCGGCCGTTGGCATGTCGGCAGCGCGCCTCGGGACCATCGAACGGGTGGTCCAGCGCGGTTTGGACGCTGGTGGCTATCCCGGCGCGTCTGTGGTGGTAGGTCGAAAGGGGTTCTCCGTGTTTTCCCGCGGCTTCGGTTCGTTGGACTGGAGCGGTCGGATGCCGGTGAACGTTCAGGAGAGCATCTACGACCTCGCTTCACTTACCAAGGTGATCGGGACCACGACCGCCATGATGGTGCTGTACGATCAAGGGCGGATCGACCTCGATGCTCCGGTATCGCGCTATCTCCCTGATTTCTCGGGCGGCCTGAAGGATCAGGTCACCCTGCGGCATCTGCTCACCCATCGGGCGGGACTGCCGGCCGGCCGCGAATTGTGGCGCATCGCCCAGACGCCAGCTCAGGCCCGCGCTGCGGTGCTATCGTCGCCAATTCAGTGCGTTCCCGGCAATTGCTACGAGTACTCCGATCTGGGCGCGGACATCCTCGGATTCGTCGCCGAAGCGGTGAGCGGTCAGCCGCTGGATGTCTTTCTCGAACGCAATGTCTTTGCGAAACTCGGGATGAACGACACGCACTACCGGTTGTCGGCGATTGACGCCGCGCGCACGGCGCCGACAGAGATTGCCCCGCCACGGGGCTACCCGCTTCGCGGCGAAGTGCACGACGAGAATGCCTGGGCGTTGGGTGGAGTCGCCGGGCACGCGGGTCTGTTCAGCACTGCCGCCGATCTCTCGGTGTTTGCCCAGATGCTGCTGGACGGCGGCACGTACAACGGGGTGCGAATCGTTGAAGACAGCACGGTGGCGCTCTTTACCCGTCGCGCGGCGGGACATCGTGCCCTCGGGTGGGACACTTGCGACGGCGGTGCCGGCTGCGGCCAGCATCTGAGCGAGCGCGCTTACGGGCACACGGGCTTCACCGGGACGTCCTTGTGGATCGACCCGGACCGTCAGGTCTTCGTCATCCTGCTGACCAATCGCGTGCATGCGGCGCGCGCCCGGCGGCCCAGCAAGGTCATTGCCGATGTCCGCAACGACCTCGCCGATGCCGCCGTGCTGGCCGTCATGGATGACCCGGGCGGCGTATTGGCCATGCCCGTCAGCTTTCGGGCCGATCTAGCCACCGATTGGAATCGGCCGCTGCGGTCGAGCCGCGCACGGAGTTCGCTGGCCAGCCGTCGGGCAGCGGCGCGACGTGCTGCCGCAGCCAAGGCGGCACGGTCCAAAAAAGCAGGCGCCTCGGCAGGTCGTAGCTCGACCGCGTCCAACCGGAGCGCGTCGGCGACCAGTCGGGCTACCGTGAAGAAGTCAGCAACGGCCAAGTCGGCGCCAACCAAGCGTCCCCCTGGGGCGGCGGCCAAGAAGAAGCCGCCCACTGTCAAAAGGCGACAGCGATAGTCCCCGTTGTTATCTTCCGACCATGGAAGAGCACATGACGGAAGAGACCGTGAGCGACGGCACGGCCAGCGACGGGATTACCGTCGATCAGGCGAGACTGGTATTGCGTCGCGTAAAAGACCCTGAGCTGAATCTCAACATCGTCGATCTCGGCCTGATCTACGACATTCAGGTCGAAGGGACCACCGTCAGGATCGACATGAGTCTCACCTCTCCCGGATGCCCGTCGGGACCGGAGATCATGGGTGAAGCGGAACAGCAGCTTCGCTCGATCCCCGGAATCGGTGATGTCGAGATGAACCTCGTGTGGTCGCCGCCCTGGACGCCTGAACGCATCGAACCACGTGTGCGCGCCTACATGGGGTTCTAGGAGCGCGCTGACCGTTCGGCGCGCACAGCGCTCACCAGTCGCACCACGACCGGCACCAGCAGCAGAGCCCCGCCCCACAGCAGCAGGTCCGCGACGTTCATGACCACCGTGGCACTGTCGCCCAGTTGCACGGCAAGGAAATCCGCGACGCCTTCAGGGCCGGTCAGCATGCTGGCCAGATTTCCGAAAGCGCCGCCCGTCAATAGTCCCAGAGCGAGCGTGGCGCGTGGATCCACCGCAGCGAGCGGCGACACGATACGTACCACCATCGCGATCGCTGCCAGCGTCACCAGAACATTGAGGCCCCACGTGAGGGTCCCACGGTCACTCCACCAGCGCCGCCAGTGTTGTAGACCAGCATGAGGGCAAACCGCTCAGTCAGTGCGACGGCCCGTCCGTCCCCAAGCAGACCAGCGGCGAGCGCCTTGGTGAGCAGATCGACTGACGCCGCCAAGGCCGCAAACACCATGAAACGCGTCCGTACACCGCCAACGGTGGCCAGTGTGGTCGTCGCGGTGTGGCTGAGTGCTGAGGTCGACGGTGCGATCTGTATGGGAGCGATTCGGGGCGGGAGGCTTCAATTCCGAACTGCATCGTTCGGCCTTGACCTCATACTTGGGCACTCATCATGCCGCATTTTCGCTTGGTCTCCCACCGATGCACAATTGTCAAGCTTGCCAATCAAAGCTATACCTGCCAGCTAGTTCCACTATTTGGAACCCGATACGCCGTACATTTGGTCAACGCGATACAAAGCTCATGTGTTGCGTTGTCAGCACAACTATCTAGCGTGTCGCCACAACGCAACAGCCTACTCCTTATACGGTGAATCGGCCGGTGCCGCGGGCGCTTTCGTGGGCGACCCGGCCGCCGCCGAGGCGGCTGACGGCGCCTTGGCCAGTGTCTTCACGAAGCGTTCGCCCAGGACCTCGGCCTGCCACTGACGGAGCTCGGGGATTTCTGCCAGCTCGTCCACGTGCCGAGGATTTCGGCGCGCGACCGCTTCCATGCGATCCCGTGAACACAACACGCCGGGGTCCAGGTCCAGTTCGGTCGCCACCGCATCCCTCACCGTCTTGAGGCGAGCCACACGGTCGTCAAACTCCGGGTCCTTGTCCCAGCGCTGTGCTTTCGGGAATCTCGGCAGGTCGGCATCGGCCACGGCGTTGCCACGAGCGATCGCTTGCAGCGCTTCCTGCGCCCGGACGTCCGACATGCCTCGCGGAAATCCTTTGACCGCGAACAGTCCCTCACGCGCCGTCGGCCCAAGCCGCGAGAGTTCGAGCAACACATCATTGCCAGCCACGCGAAACGTCGCGCGATCGAGCTCGGCCGCGATACTGTCGCGCCATTTCGCGAGTTCGCGCAAGCGTGCTAATTCACGTCGCGTCAGGTCGCGTGCGCCTTTCAGGCGCAGGAATGCCACGTTGGGTTCTTCGTCGTCCCAGCGCGTCCCTTCCGCGCGACGAAATTCTTCTTCGGCCCAGTGCCAGCGGCCTTTCTTTTCCAGTTCGCGTCGCAGCTTCTCGCGCAGACCCAGCAGATGCCGAGTGTCCTGCGCAGCGTAGTCCAGCATGTCGGCGGTGAGAGGACGCATGCTCCAGTCGGCACGCTGGTGCTTCTTGTCCAGCTTGAGGCCGAAGTACTGCTCAAGCAGCGCGGCAAGGCCGAATGCCCGCAGTCCCAGCAACTGCGACGCAACGCGCGTATCGAATAAATTCGTCACGCGCCATCCGTAGTCCTGATGCAACAAACGCAGATCGTAGTCGGCGTCATGCAAAATGACTTCCACCGCACGATCCTCAAGCAATGCACCGAGACGCGCCGGGATGCCGATGGGCAGCGGATCGATGACGGCTTCGTGATGGGCGGTGGAGAGCTGCAGGAGATAGACGCGATCGACGAAGCGATGAAAGCTGGCGCCCTCGGTATCGAGGGCGATGGCCGTGACGCCGGTCAGGCCAGCCAGGAAGCGATCGACGGCGTCAGCCGTAT from Gemmatimonadaceae bacterium includes the following:
- a CDS encoding serine hydrolase; translated protein: MLLLAALMVAFSDPAPGGLPEREPSAVGMSAARLGTIERVVQRGLDAGGYPGASVVVGRKGFSVFSRGFGSLDWSGRMPVNVQESIYDLASLTKVIGTTTAMMVLYDQGRIDLDAPVSRYLPDFSGGLKDQVTLRHLLTHRAGLPAGRELWRIAQTPAQARAAVLSSPIQCVPGNCYEYSDLGADILGFVAEAVSGQPLDVFLERNVFAKLGMNDTHYRLSAIDAARTAPTEIAPPRGYPLRGEVHDENAWALGGVAGHAGLFSTAADLSVFAQMLLDGGTYNGVRIVEDSTVALFTRRAAGHRALGWDTCDGGAGCGQHLSERAYGHTGFTGTSLWIDPDRQVFVILLTNRVHAARARRPSKVIADVRNDLADAAVLAVMDDPGGVLAMPVSFRADLATDWNRPLRSSRARSSLASRRAAARRAAAAKAARSKKAGASAGRSSTASNRSASATSRATVKKSATAKSAPTKRPPGAAAKKKPPTVKRRQR
- a CDS encoding matrixin family metalloprotease, whose translation is MKTAESALAFCVVGLACFIGGQIVGTRQVTAMTSTGAIVDGAAEHAAAERAGSAEDAEFFGTAAPEMRISDAPHATMPALTPIDLRRRLDQGAAGTYISDLIASRDSAIVRWPDRLTRPLRVWIAEDQVLTGWNGDFLPAIRDAFDTWVQTGIPVHFTFITDSASADVHVRFTERFANGISGKTVWSRDHAWWLVSSDIQLALAHPGGGSVSPPQMRAIALHEIGHLLGLDHAVAPDHIMSARIRVRELTDADRATVRLLYSVPAGGLR
- a CDS encoding PDZ domain-containing protein — encoded protein: MRAHTIFAVSLWVIPLAVGHAQGSRSVIRTTTGRSSLNGACASLTSVPSELARTPEGQTLLAFKRELDGVATMFAQRGSAMEAMDARRMSEVQRGVDSLMQVFVRVRTGDGTAGSTITVRRGDSTIVVNGRVLPAGVLGESMETAIKAIRPNVDVTLRAFEPQVAAFSAMREGAAIKASPSGYLGVNLSGSQIRMVTDSGSFTAHCDYPMIEAVDVGSPARAADLRAGDTVVAYNGRDLVALTVNYPQLLVPGKVIRVRIRRDGKSRELPVTVGERPAESAEFNVRFMPAPGSMLTPVPARVGPGGVVRGAPLPTLANGTVGSFAFGANATTMVLLGAQVFAVDDEFAQTFGVEPGVLIMHVQPGSPAAEAGLRAGEMIRAVNGTPVRELPTIKRAISGSGVRDVKLTVSGRDTPVRIVTVRW
- a CDS encoding sigma-70 family RNA polymerase sigma factor, which codes for MTDSMEPMETDAAIVRRAIEGDERAMRLLWNQHAPHVDAVVRRLAGDPDLAQDVAQEVWIQIFRALPSWRGDAKFSTWVHRVAINRTLNALRRSRRQALMETGIEEDSAAVEQDTERTMLAQTIEDAARQLSPGARTVFLLHDVEGYTHEEIATELGITSGGSKSQLFKARAKLRRLLAPLLEMSTVGRTPRGMEHRYMDGLGEYAEG
- a CDS encoding iron-containing alcohol dehydrogenase, with translation MTDFTFETTPRIVCADGAGTRLAQYAREHGMRRALLVTDRGLLSSGVLGDAVVGFNGSGVSLSIFDGVEADPPEATVLAAVAQARVDAVDGVIGIGGGSSLDTAKLVALLARTPQSLADAYGVGRATGPRWPLIQVPTTAGTGSEVTPIAIVTTPTNEKMGVVSNVLYPDLALLDATLTLGLPARITAMTGIDAMVHAIEAYTSRHRKNLMSDMLARRALTLLSEQVPRVLRDGSDLPARRAMLQGSMMAGMAFANSPVAAVHALAYPLGGHFHVPHGLSNALVLLPVLAFNLPAADALYAELSATLHRDGRPVCASPSGEAFLQGMTEQVAMLGLERSLREVGVTAADLPTLAADAMKVQRLLVNNPRDVTYDDALALYRQAF
- a CDS encoding FAD-binding dehydrogenase, with amino-acid sequence MDADVIVIGAGLAGLVATAELADAGRRVILVDQEPEQNLGGQAFWSFGGLFFVNSPEQRRLGIRDSVDLAWQDWLGTAGFDRDEDAWPRKWAEAYVHFAAGEKRAWLHAQGVRFFPVVGWAERGGYGAIGHGNSVPRFHITWGTGPGIIAPFVRRVRAAVAAGRVSLRFRHRVTGLSQQAGVIDGVEGEILEPSAVERSAPSSRTVAGHFALRAQAVIVTSGGIGGNHDLVRKNWPSRLGAPPVRMLSGVPDHVDGLMQGITESAGGHMINRDRMWHYVEGITNYAPVWSRHGIRVLPGPSSLWFDAVGRRLPVPLFPGFDTLGTLAYLRSTGHDHSWFILSRKIIAKEFALSGSEQNPDLTGKSIRGVLGRANGKVPAPVQRFLDEGADFVTANDVPTLVAKMNALTDTPLLDAAQIEREVRARDREMDNAFTKDLQISALRGARAYLGDKLIRVAPPHKLLDPDAGPLIAVRLHVLTRKTLGGLETDLEARVLRADGSPLTGVYAAGEVAGFGGGGVHGYRSLEGTFLGGCIFSGRAAGRAAAAAIR
- a CDS encoding acyl-CoA thioesterase, yielding MTFALRTETRDRYRHLSTVDTRWMDNDVYGHVNNVVYYSFFDTVVNRWLIAQGVLDIAASPAIGLVIETQCRYFAPITFPDVVTAGLRVAHLGTSSVRYEIGLFRNDDTTAAAAGHFVHVYVDRATRTKTPIPSAVRSALSALC
- a CDS encoding metal-sulfur cluster assembly factor; its protein translation is MTEETVSDGTASDGITVDQARLVLRRVKDPELNLNIVDLGLIYDIQVEGTTVRIDMSLTSPGCPSGPEIMGEAEQQLRSIPGIGDVEMNLVWSPPWTPERIEPRVRAYMGF
- a CDS encoding signal peptidase II encodes the protein MTLAAIAMVVRIVSPLAAVDPRATLALGLLTGGAFGNLASMLTGPEGVADFLAVQLGDSATVVMNVADLLLWGGALLLVPVVVRLVSAVRAERSARS
- a CDS encoding patatin-like phospholipase family protein, producing the protein MPSALTLRAGPRALALIRERGLRLDDVDIFPGASGGAKWLAIAGLDRYLFGTFLRQPSTDASASASAPARVRPLHCIGSSIGSWRMACLAQRDPVAALARGHHAYIYTQRYSPKPGPREVTQVLTRCLDDILGAHGVDEILSHPFARLHIITAQGRGLATSQRRLVLATSIALAVTANLVQRRSLSLQFRRTVFHGEGDTSPFAQLRDLPTTHRALTRDNLRDALIASGSIPLLVEGGRIAGRPGEVHWDGGVLDYHLDLDFGSGDGLVLYPHFYPHVVPGWFDKSLPWRRARAKNFERALLIAPSPEFVASLPGGKIPDRRDFHAFPSEERERRWQTVLDASAQLGDELHELIATGRVAEHIHPW